From the genome of Maridesulfovibrio ferrireducens, one region includes:
- a CDS encoding RluA family pseudouridine synthase: MSQEKLLDIVYADNKLVVVNKPSGLLSVPGRGPENQDCVVTRVQAMFPECRKFPTVHRLDMDTSGLLVLGLTARAVRELIDQFQKRQVKKKYIALLDGIIKEDEGIIEMAFRLDPYNRPYQVYDPIHGKLGVTHWRKLGIENGMTRVEFSPRTGRTHQLRVHSAHPLGLNCPIAGDRLYGTGTAPGQLKLHAGYLCFTHPKTKEVLEFEIPPLF; this comes from the coding sequence ATGAGCCAAGAAAAGCTTCTAGACATAGTATATGCCGACAACAAGCTCGTGGTTGTGAATAAGCCAAGCGGCTTGTTATCTGTCCCCGGACGCGGCCCTGAAAATCAAGACTGCGTGGTTACACGTGTTCAGGCCATGTTTCCTGAATGCCGCAAATTTCCCACGGTTCACAGGCTTGATATGGACACTTCCGGACTGCTTGTACTGGGACTTACTGCTCGTGCGGTGCGGGAACTGATTGATCAGTTTCAAAAACGGCAGGTCAAAAAAAAATACATTGCTTTGCTGGATGGAATTATAAAAGAAGATGAAGGCATCATAGAGATGGCTTTCAGGCTTGATCCTTACAACCGCCCCTATCAGGTGTATGATCCCATACACGGGAAATTAGGTGTAACTCACTGGCGCAAACTGGGAATAGAGAATGGCATGACTAGAGTGGAATTCAGCCCCCGTACAGGCCGTACTCATCAGCTGAGAGTCCACTCGGCCCATCCTCTCGGGCTTAACTGTCCCATTGCAGGAGACAGGCTGTATGGAACGGGAACAGCGCCGGGACAGCTAAAACTTCATGCCGGCTACTTATGCTTTACGCACCCCAAAACAAAAGAAGTGCTGGAATTTGAAATTCCGCCATTATTTTAG
- a CDS encoding NirD/YgiW/YdeI family stress tolerance protein, which produces MSVIFLVLLVIVAAAATAECQDPKSNDVTTVAEARISGSDTKAVLHGHFIKKINNNKYVFQDATGEIIVDLGTDKAGSLPANESAEVSLEGRVEQDLIFAGIEAQKISVLN; this is translated from the coding sequence ATGAGTGTTATATTTCTTGTTCTTCTAGTTATTGTAGCAGCCGCAGCAACCGCTGAATGTCAGGACCCAAAGTCTAACGATGTAACAACTGTAGCTGAAGCCAGAATTTCCGGTTCAGATACTAAAGCAGTACTGCACGGACACTTCATCAAGAAGATTAACAATAATAAGTATGTATTTCAAGACGCGACTGGCGAAATCATTGTGGATTTAGGCACTGACAAAGCAGGTTCCCTGCCTGCTAACGAAAGCGCTGAAGTCTCACTTGAAGGCAGGGTCGAGCAGGACCTTATCTTCGCCGGGATCGAAGCTCAGAAAATATCCGTTCTAAACTAA
- a CDS encoding HD-GYP domain-containing protein, which translates to MADNVKAIKKKDVKPGMYIRGYGKGSFLDPQVEVGRFIESFDDIAKYLPDDTEQVEILTDKILDIPDKKETKSKRTADAAAQDLAEALPAARKVHGEAMSYVKKMVSDIRDGKSVDIADVESIVDQIIENVSVNKSASMTLSFLKNYDEYTYTHCINVNLYSVLLGKDLGLDRAALQRLGVAALFHDVGKGQISNKVLNKPGKLTDEEYDIMKSHSLLGLKILRSVEGMRKDILRGVVEHHERFNGTGYPYSLAGDGIHPFGRMIAIADVYDALTSVRVYKKAMTASKTLSLMYKWKGTDFDPAYFNRFVMVMGIYPPGTFVQLEDKRFALVLETNDDAPQKPMVKVLFDKKMRPVVSECIDLNSYGMEGQGMKVLCQIDPSELGIDLKRLTGFLT; encoded by the coding sequence ATGGCTGATAACGTAAAAGCTATTAAGAAAAAAGATGTTAAGCCCGGTATGTATATTCGCGGGTACGGTAAGGGGTCTTTTCTTGACCCGCAAGTTGAAGTCGGCAGATTTATAGAATCTTTTGATGATATTGCAAAATATCTTCCTGATGACACAGAGCAGGTTGAAATCCTTACAGACAAAATTCTGGATATCCCTGACAAAAAAGAGACTAAGTCAAAGCGGACAGCAGATGCTGCGGCTCAAGATTTGGCGGAGGCTTTGCCTGCAGCACGTAAGGTGCACGGCGAAGCTATGAGCTATGTAAAAAAAATGGTAAGCGACATTCGTGATGGTAAGAGTGTTGATATTGCAGATGTGGAATCAATTGTAGATCAGATTATTGAGAATGTTTCTGTTAATAAATCAGCATCAATGACTTTGTCTTTTCTCAAAAATTATGACGAATACACCTATACTCATTGCATAAATGTCAATTTGTATTCTGTGCTGCTGGGAAAAGATCTCGGGCTGGATAGAGCCGCTTTGCAGCGGTTAGGGGTCGCCGCCTTGTTTCATGATGTAGGAAAGGGGCAGATTTCTAATAAGGTTTTGAATAAACCGGGTAAGCTTACGGATGAAGAATACGATATAATGAAGAGTCATTCGTTGCTGGGATTGAAAATTTTAAGATCAGTAGAAGGGATGCGGAAAGATATTCTTCGAGGTGTAGTTGAGCATCATGAGCGATTTAATGGAACAGGTTATCCTTACAGCCTTGCCGGAGATGGAATTCATCCTTTCGGACGAATGATAGCCATTGCTGATGTTTATGACGCTCTCACCAGTGTCAGAGTTTATAAAAAGGCTATGACCGCATCCAAGACATTAAGTCTTATGTATAAATGGAAGGGTACTGACTTTGATCCTGCTTATTTTAATCGTTTTGTAATGGTTATGGGTATTTATCCTCCAGGTACATTCGTTCAATTGGAAGATAAGAGATTTGCATTGGTCCTTGAAACAAATGATGATGCCCCTCAAAAACCGATGGTTAAGGTGCTTTTTGATAAAAAGATGCGGCCTGTTGTTTCCGAGTGTATTGATTTAAATTCTTATGGTATGGAAGGGCAGGGAATGAAAGTCCTTTGTCAAATTGATCCTTCGGAACTGGGCATAGACTTGAAACGGCTTACGGGGTTTTTAACTTGA
- a CDS encoding class I SAM-dependent methyltransferase: MHVCPWWLTYTFDNFLRRMLDPVDDALSKWVKPGMTVLDFGCGFGHYSIGAAQLVGKGGKVIAVDLQDKMLEIAMERAARAGVDDIISPHKCGPLKIGYTGKVDFVVSGHVLHETPDLEGAFREVFSVLKPGGGFYFTEPRMHVKDEFYRAELATAAKVGFKVTELPSVLLAYRAYLSK; encoded by the coding sequence ATGCATGTTTGTCCATGGTGGTTGACGTATACTTTTGATAATTTTTTACGGCGTATGCTTGATCCTGTGGATGATGCTTTGTCAAAATGGGTGAAACCCGGAATGACCGTGTTAGATTTCGGTTGCGGGTTTGGGCATTACTCTATTGGAGCGGCTCAGCTTGTTGGCAAGGGCGGAAAAGTTATTGCCGTTGATCTTCAGGATAAGATGCTCGAGATCGCGATGGAGCGGGCGGCTAGAGCCGGTGTTGATGATATTATTTCCCCGCATAAATGCGGACCTCTAAAAATTGGTTACACCGGAAAGGTTGATTTTGTAGTTTCCGGTCATGTCCTGCACGAAACTCCGGATTTGGAAGGAGCCTTCAGGGAAGTATTTTCTGTGCTCAAGCCCGGCGGAGGGTTCTATTTCACGGAACCGAGAATGCACGTGAAGGATGAATTTTACCGTGCTGAATTAGCCACTGCGGCAAAAGTCGGATTTAAAGTCACGGAACTACCTTCTGTGCTGCTTGCATACAGAGCTTATCTCAGCAAGTAG
- a CDS encoding FAD-dependent oxidoreductase, with the protein MATETICINGVEDGLRLESRILEELIQKSVREGARKLKIDALGQHGIGGRLWISKEEPIEIEVVGSPGQRLGSKGFPGTTITVHGSVSDDVGWLNAGAEIIVLGNGSNGACNAMAQGKVVINGSIGARGMTMTKANPRFDPPELWVLGSVGDYFAEFMAGGIAVVCGYEGQTQENVLGYRPCVGMVSGRIFVRGPHDGFSQSDAILEPISDADWAWLTENIKENLAKIGRSEAYEDLINRSDWQLIRAKTPFEKTGKVRRSMTEFRAKVWDEELGRGGLIGDLTDIDRSPIGLVPTGNLRRFVPVWENAKYAAPCQNNCPTGMPVQERWQLVRDGLVDEAIDLALAYTPFPATVCGYLCPNLCMEGCTRGLKNMPAVDITKLGREGVKSKAPKLPPLSGKKVAVIGGGPAGISIAWQIRMKGHEAVVYDMAKTLGGKIASAIPSSRIPKEVLEAELKRAAEVIPHVHLHKKMDGDDFAELKQANDAVVLAIGAQKPRMIPIPGHEMITPALTFLQSAVKGDAKVGKKVVIIGAGNVGCDVATECGRLGAESITLIDIQEPASFGKERKEAEEAGAKFKWPCFTQEVTKEGVLLKSGELIEADTVILSIGDTPDVEFLPDGIAIDRGHVVVNDYYQTTDPKVYAIGDTVRPGLLTHAIGHGRKAAEAIDEIFTGKRPEAVPKQVIDYTRMTLEYFDPRLTEFSDMQQCASECSSCGSCRDCGLCETVCPQGAITRKALGGKKFEMAVNPDKCIGCGFCGNVCPCGIWNLLENTPLG; encoded by the coding sequence ATGGCTACAGAAACAATATGCATAAACGGCGTTGAAGACGGTTTACGTCTTGAATCACGCATTCTTGAAGAACTTATTCAAAAGAGTGTTCGTGAAGGCGCCCGTAAGCTTAAAATAGATGCCCTTGGTCAACATGGAATTGGTGGGCGGCTGTGGATTTCCAAAGAAGAACCGATTGAAATCGAAGTTGTAGGGTCTCCCGGTCAGCGTTTGGGTTCAAAAGGTTTCCCCGGAACAACCATTACTGTACACGGATCAGTTTCTGATGACGTTGGCTGGCTTAATGCCGGAGCGGAAATTATCGTTCTCGGCAACGGTTCCAACGGCGCATGTAATGCAATGGCGCAAGGTAAAGTCGTAATTAACGGGAGCATCGGTGCTCGCGGTATGACCATGACCAAAGCCAACCCGAGATTTGATCCACCCGAATTATGGGTTCTCGGATCAGTCGGTGACTATTTTGCTGAATTCATGGCTGGCGGAATCGCAGTAGTATGTGGTTACGAAGGGCAGACTCAGGAAAACGTTCTCGGGTACAGGCCATGCGTAGGTATGGTTAGCGGACGTATTTTTGTCCGTGGACCACATGACGGTTTTTCTCAGTCAGATGCCATTCTAGAACCTATCAGCGATGCTGACTGGGCATGGCTGACCGAAAATATTAAAGAAAATCTTGCTAAAATCGGCAGATCGGAAGCCTATGAAGATTTGATTAACAGATCTGATTGGCAACTTATCAGAGCCAAAACTCCTTTTGAGAAAACAGGAAAAGTCCGTCGCTCAATGACTGAATTCCGTGCGAAAGTATGGGATGAAGAATTGGGACGTGGCGGTTTGATCGGAGATTTAACTGATATTGACAGATCCCCGATCGGGCTGGTTCCCACAGGTAACCTCAGAAGATTTGTTCCTGTTTGGGAAAACGCTAAATATGCGGCTCCTTGTCAGAACAATTGTCCTACCGGGATGCCTGTTCAAGAACGCTGGCAGCTTGTTCGTGACGGTCTTGTTGATGAAGCTATCGATTTAGCGCTTGCATATACTCCATTTCCGGCAACAGTCTGCGGATATCTCTGTCCTAATTTGTGTATGGAAGGATGTACTCGCGGTCTTAAAAATATGCCCGCTGTGGACATTACGAAGTTGGGACGTGAGGGCGTGAAGAGCAAGGCTCCTAAGCTGCCACCGCTTTCCGGTAAAAAAGTAGCTGTTATCGGCGGGGGCCCTGCCGGGATCTCCATTGCATGGCAGATTCGTATGAAAGGGCATGAAGCTGTCGTTTACGATATGGCCAAAACTCTTGGTGGTAAAATTGCTTCAGCTATTCCTTCAAGCCGTATTCCTAAGGAAGTTCTTGAAGCTGAACTGAAAAGAGCTGCGGAAGTTATTCCTCACGTTCATTTGCATAAGAAAATGGATGGCGATGATTTTGCAGAACTTAAACAGGCAAATGATGCTGTAGTTCTTGCTATCGGTGCTCAGAAACCGCGCATGATTCCTATTCCCGGTCATGAAATGATTACTCCTGCACTGACTTTCCTTCAGAGTGCAGTTAAGGGTGATGCCAAGGTCGGTAAAAAAGTAGTTATCATCGGTGCCGGTAACGTCGGTTGTGACGTTGCTACTGAATGCGGCCGCCTTGGCGCTGAGTCCATCACTTTGATTGATATTCAGGAACCGGCTTCTTTCGGTAAAGAAAGGAAAGAAGCAGAAGAGGCAGGAGCAAAATTCAAGTGGCCTTGTTTCACTCAGGAAGTGACTAAAGAAGGCGTTTTGCTTAAGTCCGGCGAGCTTATTGAAGCTGATACCGTGATTCTCTCCATCGGGGATACTCCTGATGTTGAGTTTCTTCCGGACGGTATTGCTATTGATCGTGGTCACGTGGTTGTTAATGATTATTATCAGACCACTGATCCTAAAGTCTATGCCATCGGTGACACTGTGCGTCCCGGTTTGTTGACTCATGCCATCGGGCATGGTCGTAAGGCTGCGGAAGCAATTGATGAAATATTCACAGGCAAACGTCCTGAGGCTGTCCCTAAGCAGGTTATTGACTATACCAGAATGACTCTTGAGTATTTTGATCCTCGTCTGACTGAATTTTCAGACATGCAGCAGTGTGCAAGTGAATGTTCATCTTGCGGATCATGTAGAGATTGCGGCCTTTGCGAAACGGTTTGTCCTCAAGGGGCGATTACCCGCAAAGCCCTTGGCGGCAAGAAGTTTGAAATGGCGGTTAATCCGGATAAATGCATCGGTTGCGGTTTCTGCGGAAACGTTTGTCCATGCGGTATCTGGAATTTGCTTGAAAACACACCACTTGGTTAG
- the greA gene encoding transcription elongation factor GreA, translated as MSTIPISKEGFAKIKKELDSLKRERPGVIKAIKEAREEGDLKENGGYHAARERQGMMEAKINYIESRIPHFNIIDLATLGGSKIIFGATVELEDIETGDTKIYTIMGPDESDFKKGIISIESPVGQALLGKEEGDEALVNAPRGKIEYGIVSVTFKGHVS; from the coding sequence ATGAGCACGATACCCATTTCAAAAGAAGGCTTTGCCAAGATTAAGAAAGAACTGGATTCTCTGAAAAGAGAACGTCCAGGCGTAATCAAAGCAATCAAAGAAGCTCGCGAAGAAGGCGACCTTAAGGAAAACGGGGGCTACCATGCTGCGCGTGAGCGTCAGGGAATGATGGAAGCTAAAATAAATTATATTGAATCCCGAATCCCTCATTTTAATATTATTGATCTGGCTACACTCGGAGGGTCCAAAATAATTTTTGGAGCAACTGTTGAGCTGGAAGATATTGAAACAGGCGATACAAAAATATATACAATAATGGGCCCCGACGAAAGTGATTTCAAAAAGGGAATCATCTCTATTGAATCCCCAGTGGGACAGGCTCTACTTGGAAAAGAAGAAGGCGACGAAGCTCTGGTTAACGCGCCTCGCGGAAAGATCGAATATGGAATTGTATCTGTGACCTTTAAGGGACACGTTTCCTAA
- a CDS encoding glutamate synthase: protein MCRLFALTSRDPISPMRAIDALNVMKEGHDGSGVGLYLNGLSGPFEELKDCPILSGIFTEAGLRRLDQFIMDKGFKSKFSILYTPHTPPPVGTPVRGTYAAIAYSVPRGWEDMTEAEQGVRLVQMRLDLKKMGEETGDMMVFSFWPDTIVIKEVGDPLEIGQYLLLDRNKDIYARRILAQGRQNTNYAINLYACHPFFIEGVASMTNGENTAFLPIKEYLESRNITGYSGYQSDSEVFTHIAHYATKKLGLDIRAYKHIITPLSDGELAHHPDREFLTDLKRTCRKLIIDGPNCVIGCLPGGHMFMTQDRKKFRPGIVGGKDGIFGFSSEVCGLNAAIPDRDKSKDFQPMHLDTAIVGPDCKEIIQCSQTDQLPRQL, encoded by the coding sequence ATGTGCCGTTTATTTGCACTTACAAGCCGTGATCCAATTTCACCCATGCGCGCTATTGATGCTCTTAATGTAATGAAAGAAGGGCATGATGGCTCCGGTGTGGGATTATATTTGAATGGACTCAGCGGTCCGTTTGAAGAATTAAAAGATTGTCCGATTTTATCGGGTATCTTCACAGAGGCCGGCCTTCGCAGGTTGGATCAGTTCATAATGGATAAGGGATTTAAGTCCAAATTCAGTATCCTTTATACTCCTCATACTCCTCCTCCTGTCGGAACTCCTGTTCGCGGAACATATGCTGCTATTGCTTACAGTGTTCCCAGAGGATGGGAAGACATGACTGAAGCAGAGCAGGGAGTTCGTCTGGTTCAAATGCGTCTAGATCTTAAGAAGATGGGCGAAGAAACCGGCGACATGATGGTGTTCTCTTTCTGGCCTGACACAATAGTAATCAAAGAAGTCGGTGATCCACTCGAAATCGGCCAATACCTTTTGCTTGATCGCAATAAAGACATCTATGCCCGCAGAATTCTTGCTCAGGGCAGACAGAATACCAACTACGCGATCAACCTTTATGCATGTCATCCTTTCTTTATAGAAGGCGTTGCATCCATGACTAATGGTGAGAATACCGCTTTTCTCCCCATTAAAGAATATCTTGAATCCAGAAATATTACTGGGTACAGCGGATATCAGTCCGACTCTGAAGTCTTCACTCATATTGCTCACTATGCAACTAAAAAACTCGGCCTTGATATCAGGGCATATAAACATATCATTACTCCGTTAAGTGATGGCGAATTAGCACATCATCCTGACAGAGAATTTTTGACAGACCTCAAAAGGACATGCCGCAAGCTTATTATTGACGGTCCTAACTGTGTCATCGGCTGTCTGCCCGGCGGACACATGTTTATGACTCAGGACCGCAAGAAATTCCGTCCCGGAATTGTCGGCGGTAAAGACGGCATCTTTGGTTTCTCTTCTGAAGTTTGCGGCCTGAATGCCGCTATTCCTGATCGTGATAAATCCAAAGATTTTCAACCAATGCATCTTGATACAGCTATTGTCGGACCCGACTGCAAGGAGATTATCCAATGCTCTCAAACAGACCAATTACCCCGTCAACTTTAG
- a CDS encoding phosphatase PAP2 family protein — translation MFRDSDKLGKLTIVIGILTLITIVLFYQFLDLPIAKGAHALKNSFLVTLGKGISALASEHVVQTITFATLLTGVCDAVVNGQSMRSRSLLFIALATGSAMLIGDELKWFFARYRPLLFFENGSYGFTWFSDKYLKHSFPSGHTLRAFSLTCPIALLLPKRRCLPLILAVLIGLSRIAVSKHYPSDVIFGAFIGMACAAWSYYFIFRDTRYLR, via the coding sequence ATGTTTCGAGATTCAGACAAACTCGGAAAACTAACAATAGTCATCGGTATACTTACCTTGATCACCATTGTGCTGTTCTATCAGTTCCTCGATCTACCCATCGCGAAAGGCGCTCATGCCCTTAAGAACTCTTTTCTGGTAACACTCGGTAAGGGAATAAGCGCGTTGGCATCAGAACATGTGGTTCAAACTATAACCTTCGCAACTCTTTTAACCGGAGTATGTGACGCTGTAGTTAATGGGCAGAGTATGCGCTCCCGCAGCTTGCTTTTTATTGCCCTTGCAACAGGAAGTGCAATGCTGATCGGTGATGAATTGAAATGGTTTTTCGCCCGTTACAGGCCGCTTCTTTTTTTTGAGAACGGATCTTACGGCTTCACCTGGTTTTCAGATAAATATCTTAAACATTCATTCCCGTCAGGACACACTCTACGCGCTTTCTCTTTAACCTGTCCTATTGCGCTGCTTTTACCAAAAAGACGCTGCCTGCCACTGATTCTGGCTGTATTGATAGGTCTCAGCAGAATTGCTGTGAGTAAGCATTACCCTTCGGATGTAATATTCGGAGCTTTCATCGGAATGGCTTGCGCAGCATGGAGTTACTATTTCATTTTCAGGGACACACGCTACTTACGCTGA
- a CDS encoding glutamate synthase-related protein has protein sequence MLSNRPITPSTLGVKDLPWQIEWDKDLCTQCGRCTSVCPVNAIELGVFRKRDIKTPIGLKTKATNEYSVFYGIRQRTDPAYGCIGCSMCNMVCPNNAIRPNRDEGSTTLKFHSDRGGNPRTRGGRRNSGESLLDQIKFMRISMLTDPALDAGRHEFNLTTLLGRVQSPEEGMKTFAENGWKPPVREIYPLVIGGMSFGALSPNMWEGLQMGVAYLNEELGMPVRISTGEGGCPPRLLRSRFLKYVILQVASGYFGWDEIIHAIPEMKVDPCAIEIKYGQGAKPGDGGLLMWYKVNKLIAAIRGVPQGISLPSPPTHQTQYSIEESVAKMIQSMSMAWGFRVPVYPKISASSTSLAVLNNLTRNPYAAGLAIDGEDGGTGAAYNVSMNHMGHPIASNLRDCYNALVQTGKQNELPLIAGGGIGKSGNLAANAAALIMLGASMVQVGKYVMQAAAGCLGSEKDRCNVCNLGICPKGITSQDPRLYRRLDPEKVAERVVDFYLSFDTELKKIIAPLGRSTSLPIGMADALGISDRDAADRLGIKYVV, from the coding sequence ATGCTCTCAAACAGACCAATTACCCCGTCAACTTTAGGCGTAAAGGATTTGCCATGGCAAATCGAGTGGGACAAAGACCTTTGCACACAGTGCGGTCGTTGCACCTCGGTCTGTCCGGTAAATGCTATTGAACTAGGCGTATTCCGTAAACGTGATATTAAAACTCCTATCGGTCTTAAAACAAAGGCGACTAACGAGTATTCAGTATTTTACGGAATCAGACAGAGAACCGATCCTGCATATGGATGTATCGGTTGTTCCATGTGCAACATGGTCTGTCCAAATAATGCAATCAGGCCGAATCGTGATGAAGGGTCTACTACCCTTAAGTTTCATAGTGACAGAGGCGGAAACCCGAGAACTCGCGGTGGACGCAGAAACTCTGGTGAAAGCCTGCTTGATCAGATTAAATTTATGCGTATTTCCATGCTTACCGACCCTGCACTCGATGCAGGCAGGCATGAATTCAACCTGACTACTCTGCTCGGCAGGGTTCAGTCTCCCGAAGAAGGTATGAAGACCTTTGCGGAAAATGGTTGGAAGCCTCCGGTAAGGGAAATATATCCACTGGTCATCGGCGGCATGTCTTTCGGCGCACTTTCCCCCAATATGTGGGAAGGTTTGCAGATGGGCGTTGCATACCTCAATGAAGAGCTTGGTATGCCTGTCCGCATCAGCACAGGTGAGGGCGGTTGTCCTCCGCGTCTGCTGCGCTCCAGATTTTTGAAATATGTAATTCTACAGGTTGCAAGTGGCTATTTCGGATGGGATGAAATTATTCATGCTATCCCAGAAATGAAAGTCGACCCCTGCGCTATTGAAATCAAATACGGTCAGGGAGCTAAGCCCGGTGATGGCGGTCTGCTCATGTGGTATAAAGTTAACAAGCTGATTGCTGCTATTCGCGGTGTTCCTCAGGGAATCAGCCTGCCGAGCCCCCCTACCCATCAGACTCAGTATTCCATTGAGGAATCTGTTGCCAAGATGATTCAGTCCATGAGTATGGCTTGGGGATTCAGGGTTCCTGTATATCCGAAGATCTCAGCATCTTCCACCTCGCTTGCAGTTCTTAACAACCTGACACGTAATCCTTATGCGGCAGGGCTTGCTATTGACGGCGAAGACGGTGGAACAGGCGCGGCATACAATGTGTCCATGAATCACATGGGACATCCTATCGCAAGTAATTTGCGCGATTGTTACAACGCACTTGTCCAAACCGGAAAACAGAATGAACTTCCACTGATCGCAGGTGGCGGTATCGGTAAGTCCGGTAACCTTGCAGCTAACGCAGCAGCTTTGATTATGCTCGGCGCAAGTATGGTTCAGGTTGGTAAGTACGTCATGCAGGCCGCAGCAGGCTGTCTCGGTTCCGAGAAAGACCGCTGCAACGTCTGTAATCTTGGGATTTGTCCGAAGGGAATAACTTCGCAGGACCCACGTCTTTATCGTCGTCTTGACCCTGAAAAAGTTGCAGAACGCGTTGTTGACTTTTATCTGAGCTTCGACACGGAACTCAAAAAGATTATTGCTCCTCTTGGACGTTCGACCTCTTTGCCTATCGGCATGGCGGACGCACTCGGAATCAGTGATCGTGATGCAGCCGACAGACTCGGCATCAAGTACGTGGTTTAA
- a CDS encoding META domain-containing protein — MTKKDISSTTFKILFICLTLFLANCAGSKTTQSPELPLQTKWVLEDLDGKGVIDFAQSWLMFSEDGKISGSGGCNRFSGSYTFNDQKVETGPLASTRMACGEALDHQEFKFFEALGQPLSIKTENGLLFMEGNGRTLRFSRME; from the coding sequence ATGACAAAAAAAGACATCTCATCTACGACATTTAAAATTCTTTTTATCTGCCTGACACTTTTTTTGGCAAACTGCGCCGGTTCCAAAACCACGCAATCTCCCGAACTGCCATTACAAACAAAATGGGTTCTTGAAGATCTCGACGGTAAGGGTGTTATCGATTTCGCACAGTCATGGCTTATGTTTTCTGAAGACGGGAAAATATCAGGATCAGGCGGGTGCAATCGTTTCAGCGGAAGCTACACTTTTAATGATCAAAAAGTCGAAACAGGACCACTTGCAAGTACTCGCATGGCCTGCGGAGAAGCACTTGATCATCAGGAATTCAAATTTTTTGAAGCTCTCGGTCAACCTCTAAGTATTAAAACAGAAAACGGTCTGCTCTTCATGGAAGGCAATGGAAGAACCCTCCGCTTTTCGCGCATGGAATAG